One genomic segment of Pristiophorus japonicus isolate sPriJap1 chromosome 8, sPriJap1.hap1, whole genome shotgun sequence includes these proteins:
- the LOC139268669 gene encoding 14 kDa phosphohistidine phosphatase, whose protein sequence is MTILASLWRMGRPALRPLAARRGRNMAGLASVADVEIDPDGVFKYILVRLSRKGGAEHKDIVRGTKSAEYHNNIFEKLSPEMEKLDLECKCLGGGKIDHNSKQKKIRVFGISTGFGKADHSISVEKLKTVYKDYEITWSDDTK, encoded by the exons ATGACCATCCTGGCGTCTCTCTGGCGCATGGGCCGCCCGGCGCTCCGCCCACTCGCAGCCCGGCGCGGCAGGAACATGGCCGGCCTGGCCAGCGTTGCGGATGTGGAGATCGACCCTGACGGGGTGTTCAAGTACATCCTGGTGAGGCTGAGCCGCAAGGGCGGCGCGGAGCACAAGGACATCGTGCGGGGCACCAAAAGCGCCGAGTATCACA ATAACATCTTTGAAAAGTTGAGTCCTGAAATGGAGAAGCTGGACCTGGAGTGCAAGTGTCTGGGAGGTGGAAAAATTGACCACAACAGCAAGCAGAAGAAAATTAGAGTATTCGGTATTTCCACG GGTTTTGGGAAAGCAGATCACTCCATTTCCGTGGAAAAGCTGAAGACTGTGTACAAGGACTATGAAATTACCTGGTCAGACGACACCAAGTAA